The sequence ATCATGCGGTCGGCACCCAGCAGGTCGGCAGCCATGGGCTTCTCCACCAGCGCGTGGAGCCCTCGATCAGCCGCCATCTCCACCAGCTCCACCGAGCCGGCATTGTCGGCGTAGACGTAGACGGCGTCCAGCTCGCTCTCCTCGAGCATCGCCTCGTACGAGTCGAAAGTGCCCACGCCATGCTCGCTGCGGACCCGGTCCAGCAGGGGTTGGTTGGGGTCAGCCACTGCCACCAGTTCCCCCAGGTCCGAGGACTGCAGATCGGCCAGATTGCCCCACACGTGATCGTGGGTCAGTCCCAACACGCCTACTCGAAGCTTACCCATCGTGCTAGCCTCCCCGTCCCATGGGGTACTGCTCTCCGAAGAAGGGAAAGAGCTCCCCTAGCGTCTCCTCGGTCACCTGACCGCCGTACTCCCCGAACTCGAACGACTCGGCGTACCGGACTCGAGCGCCCGCCTCGTCTCCATACAGGCGCTTCAGCAGGTCGCGACAGCGGTCGGCCTCCCGGGCCATCATGCCCAGACGTTGGGCCGCCATCCACTGGCGTCTTGCCTCCCGGCCTTCCGGCATCTGCTCCAGAGCGCCGTGATTGTAGGGCAGCCATTCGTAGAACTGGGACACGTGGCTGTCCAACATGTCTATCTTGTTCTCCACCACGTCATCAATGCTCACAGCCACGTCGGGCGTGTGGGGATAGGGTCGGGTGAAGCTGTCGCTCCAGTAAGCGATGACCGGGTTATACCGCAGATGAGGCGTAAGGGCCTGAACGTTAGGGATGGTCACCGTGTAAGCAGCATCCTGCACCAGTTGGGAGGTGTAGCGGTGGTCGGGGTGGTAGTCGTTGGGCCGGTTGGTCACCACGAGATCGGGCCGGAACTCCCGGATCACGTTCACCACTACCCAACGGTTCTCCAGGGACGGGATCAGCTCGGCATCGTGGAGATCGAGCAACTGGTACTCGATGCCCGCGATCTGGGCCACCCGCTGGGCCTCCTGATAGCGGCGTCGGGCCAGCGGCCCTCCTCCCTCCCGGTAGTGACCCCCGTCGCCGTTGGTCAGGGAGACGAACTTCACCTGGTGCCCCAACCGCACATACTTGGTGGCACAACCGCCGAACCGATAGTCGCAGTCGTCGGGATGGGCCCCGATGGCGAGCACCCGCAGGGTGTTCGGCATGATTGCCTCCATGTTGCTGCGTGATACGTGATACGTGACACGTGACACGTGATGCGTGATACGTGACAGCCAGTGCCGCTTACGTATCACGTATCACGCATCACGTATCACGTATCACGCATCACGCATCACGTCCATCGCCGCCGAGATGTCGAAAGGCGTGCGTTCGGGATAGTGCCGGTATGCCCCCACCTCGGCCACCAGGTATCCATCGTAGCCCACTTCCCGGCAAGCGCTCAAGACGGCCGGCCAGTCAACGTCTCCCTGGAGCAGCATCACCGCCGCCTGTCCGCGAGGACCGATCTTCACGTCCTTCACGTGTATCTGCCGCAGGACGGGGCCCAGGATGCGCAGCCACTGCTGCGGCCACC comes from Anaerolineae bacterium and encodes:
- a CDS encoding PIG-L family deacetylase, whose product is MMPNTLRVLAIGAHPDDCDYRFGGCATKYVRLGHQVKFVSLTNGDGGHYREGGGPLARRRYQEAQRVAQIAGIEYQLLDLHDAELIPSLENRWVVVNVIREFRPDLVVTNRPNDYHPDHRYTSQLVQDAAYTVTIPNVQALTPHLRYNPVIAYWSDSFTRPYPHTPDVAVSIDDVVENKIDMLDSHVSQFYEWLPYNHGALEQMPEGREARRQWMAAQRLGMMAREADRCRDLLKRLYGDEAGARVRYAESFEFGEYGGQVTEETLGELFPFFGEQYPMGRGG